In the genome of Dioscorea cayenensis subsp. rotundata cultivar TDr96_F1 chromosome 1, TDr96_F1_v2_PseudoChromosome.rev07_lg8_w22 25.fasta, whole genome shotgun sequence, one region contains:
- the LOC120261201 gene encoding LOW QUALITY PROTEIN: ascorbate transporter, chloroplastic-like (The sequence of the model RefSeq protein was modified relative to this genomic sequence to represent the inferred CDS: deleted 1 base in 1 codon): MAAGGLISSRNFGSVLPSGRKYQLERITGHGSKTCSAYTGRRFTLARDFNNSSLSRVNLSQLKMRTLCQVHVTCVLNKTIRMQKVPFLGEVGYALSNSLMKNCNIKQRFSGRSKCFLSSDASFSSLNLEKLDKLGVSDGKSRQYEHRLAIRSRADYKSGEYDITGQPMDSLESVDVPNDAIVLEADAKSISPWWEQFPKRWLIVLLCFTAFLLCNMDRVNMSIAILPMSSEFNWSPATVGLIQSSFFWGYLLTQIVGGIWADRIGGKLVLGFGVVWWSVATVLTPLAARIGLPFLLIMRAFMGIGEGVAMPAMNNILSKWVPVSERSRSLAFVYSGMYLGSVTGLAFSPLLIHKYGWPSVFYAFGSLGSVWFALWQRKAHSSPKEDPELSKNERNLILGGNVSKDPVSSIPWRLILSKAPVWALIISHFCHNWGTFILLTWMPTYYNQVLKFNLTESGLFCVLPWLTMAVFANIGGWIADTLVGKGLSITTVRKIMQSIGFLGPAFFLTQLSHVRTPALAVLCMACSQGSDAFSQSGLYSNHQDIGPRYAGVLLGLSNTAGVLAGVFGTAATGYILQKGSWDDVFKVSVALYIIGTLVWNFFSTGEKIFD, translated from the exons ATGGCCGCTGGAGGTCTCATCTCCAGCAGGAATTTCGGCTCTGTACTCCCTTCAG GAAGGAAATATCAATTGGAGCGGATTACTGGACATGGTAGCAAAACATGCTCTGCCTATACTGGTCGGAGATTCACATTAGCAAGAGATTTCAACAACTCTTCTTTGTCTAGAGTTAACTTATCTCAATTAAAGATGCGCACCTTGTGCCAGGTTCATGTCACCTGCGTTCTGAATAAAACTATCAGAATGCAGAAAGTTCCATTTCTTGGTGAGGTTGGATATGCTTTATCGAATTCCTTGATGAAAAATTGTAACATCAAGCAGAGGTTTTCTGGAAGATCTAAATGCTTTCTTTCATCCGATGCTAGTTTTAGTTCACTTAATTTGGAAAAACTAGATAAACTTGGTGTATCAGATGGCAAAAGCAGGCAATATGAGCATCGACTTGCAATTAGGTCCCGTGCTGACTATAAATCTGGGGAATATGACATAACAGGCCAACCAATGGATTCACTAGAATCTGTTGATGTTCCAAACGATGCAATAGTACTGGAAGCTGATGCGAAGAGCATATCTCCTTGGTGGGAACAATTTCCTAAGCGATGGTTGATAGTACTGCTGTGTTTTACAGCTTTCCTTCTCTGCAATATGGATCGT GTGAATATGAGCATAGCGATCCTTCCTATGTCATCAGAGTTTAATTGGAGCCCAGCAACTGTTGGATTGATCCAGTCTTCCTTTTTTTGGGGTTACTTGCTCACTCAG ATTGTAGGGGGCATTTGGGCAGATAGGATTGGTGGAAAGTTGGTTTTGGGTTTTGGTGTTGTCTGGTGGTCTGTTGCAACAGTGCTCACACCTTTGGCTGCTAGAATTGGGCTTCCCTTCTTGCTTATCATGCGTGCTTTTATGGGAATTGGTGAG GGAGTTGCCATGCCCGCTATGAATAACATACTTTCAAAATGGGTTCCAGTGTCAGAAAGAAGTAGGTCACTTGCATTTGTGTACAGCGGAATGTACCTTGGTTCTGTAACAGGCTTGGCCTTTTCACCTTTGCTAATTCATAAATATGGTTGGCCTTCTGTTTTTTATGCATTTGGATCGCTTGGAAGTGTATGGTTTGCTTTATGGCAGAGGAAA GCACACAGCTCTCCTAAAGAAGATCCAGAGCTTAGTAAGAATGAGAGGAACCTTATCCTGGGAGGGAATGTGTCGAAGGATCCTGTTTCATCCATTCCATGGAGACTTATTCTCTCAAAAGCTCCTGTTTGGGCTCTTATAATATCCCACTTCTGCCACAACTGGGGCACTTTTATTCTTCTGACATGGATGCCTACTTATTACAATCAG GTTTTGAAGTTTAACCTCACCGAGTCTGGGCTGTTCTGCGTCTTACCATGGTTAACCATGGCTGTCTTTGCAAACATAGGAGGGTGGATTGCTGACACACTTGTG GGTAAAGGACTTTCCATAACAACTGTCCGGAAA ATAATGCAATCAATCGGCTTCCTTGGTCCTGCTTTTTTCCTAACACAGCTGAGTCATGTTCGGACTCCTGCCTTAGCTGTGTTATGCATGGCTTGCAGTCAG gGAAGCGACGCCTTTTCACAGTCCGGACTCTACTCTAATCACCAAGACATCGGACCCCGCTATGCA GGTGTTCTTCTGGGACTGTCAAACACTGCAGGGGTTCTTGCTGGTGTCTTTGGTACTGCTGCCACCGGATATATCCTACAAAAAG GCTCGTGGGACGATGTTTTTAAGGTCTCGGTTGCCTTATACATCATCGGTACATTAGTCTGGAATTTCTTTTCGACAGGAGAGAAAATTTTTGACTAA